From one Astatotilapia calliptera chromosome 10, fAstCal1.2, whole genome shotgun sequence genomic stretch:
- the rtn2b gene encoding reticulon-2b yields MATKLVDLVYWRHMWRTGVVFTGLVIGLASLFQLSAVTVVSNVFLGVMCITFPLRFYYKLLELLRWNPGVHPFQSCLDYDSSLTNKETVMLVEETVLLIAFAVTEIKRLIFIENIFDSIKFVVLLYLLTYVGIQTNGLTLVISAVIAVFSLPLLYKKQQVRIRRIARAVRAFLKRVKSLFSSVYDSVRPPPAPAPKPAISAVNVPKQKAKSK; encoded by the exons TTGTGGATCTGGTGTACTGGCGCCACATGTGGAGGACTGGTGTGGTGTTTACAGGGCTGGTAATCGGTCTGGCCAGCTTGTTCCAGCTTAGTGCCGTGACTGTGGTCTCCAACGTCTTTCTGGGTGTCATGTGCATCACCTTCCCCCTCCGTTTTTATTATAAGCTCCTGGAGCTCCTGCGCTGGAACCCCGGGGTTCACCCCTTTCA GTCATGTCTGGATTACGACAGCTCTCTGACAAATAAGGAGACGGTGATGCTGGTGGAGGAGACGGTGCTGCTGATCGCATTTGCTGTCACAGAAATCAAACGGCTCATTTTCATTGAAAACATATTTGACTCTATTAAG TTTGTTGTGCTTCTGTATCTGCTGACCTATGTTGGCATCCAAACTAATGGACTGACCCTGGTAATAAGTG CTGTGATCGCTGTTTTCTCCCTTCCTTTGCTGTACAAAAAGCAGCAG GTGCGGATAAGAAGGATTGCTAGAGCCGTCAGAGCTTTTCTAAAGAGAGTCAAAAGCCT GTTCTCCAGTGTGTACGATTCGGTGAGGCCCCCTCCAGCCCCTGCACCAAAACCTGCAATTTCAGCTGTGAATGTGCCCAAACAGAAAGCCAAGTCAAAGTAA